One genomic segment of Hordeum vulgare subsp. vulgare chromosome 2H, MorexV3_pseudomolecules_assembly, whole genome shotgun sequence includes these proteins:
- the LOC123427820 gene encoding imidazoleglycerol-phosphate dehydratase 3, chloroplastic isoform X1, with amino-acid sequence MTTAPSLSPSLSRLHSARASPFPKSPLRSGAGVAFPARPYGPSLRLRSPAMAASGVGGNGSPMAPEDSTGVSSRLGEVKRVTKETNVHVKINLDGTGVANSSTGIPFLDHMLDQLASHGLFDVYVKATGDTHIDDHHSNEDIALAIGTALLQALGDRKGINRFGHFTAPLDEAAVEVILDLSGRPHLSCGLSIPTERVGTYDTQLVEHFFQSLVNTSGMTLHIRQLAGNNSHHIIEATFKAFARALRQATEYDLRRRGTIPSSKGVLSRS; translated from the exons ATGACCACCGCGCCGTccctctctccctcgctctcCCGACTACACTCCGCACGGGCCTCTCCGTTCCCCAAATCCCCGCTGAGGTCCGGGGCCGGGGTCGCCTTCCCCGCTCGGCCGTACGGACCATCGCTTCGCCTGAGGTCGCCTGCCATGGCCGCCAGCGGCGTCGGCGGGAACGGCTCTCCGATGGCGCCCGAGGACTCCACAGGTG TGTCATCTAGGTTGGGAGAGGTCAAGCGGGTAACCAAGGAGACAAATGTGCATGTCAAGATCAACCTGGACGGCACTGGTGTTGCCAACTCCAGCACAGGGATACCCTTCTTGGATCACATGCTTGAT CAACTGGCATCTCATGGACTGTTTGATGTATACGTGAAGGCGACGGGTGACACACACATTGATGATCATCACTCGAATGAGGATATTGCTTTAGCAATTGGAACG gCATTACTTCAAGCACTTGGTGACCGAAAAGGAATCAACCGGTTTGGACATTTTACAGCACCACTTGATGAGGCAGCAGTTGAGGTTATACTG GATCTATCTGGTCGACCTCATTTGAGCTGTGGCTTGAGTATTCCTACTGAGAGAGTTGGGACATATGATACACAG CTAGTTGAGCACTTTTTCCAGTCCCTTGTGAATACATCTGGGATGACGCTTCACATCCGTCAG CTTGCGGGGAACAACTCGCACCATATTATTGAGGCAACTTTCAAAGCATTTGCCAGGGCGCTTCGACAAGCAACGGAATATGACTTACGCCGACGTGGCACTATACCCAG CTCGAAAGGTGTTCTGTCAAGGTCGTAG
- the LOC123427820 gene encoding imidazoleglycerol-phosphate dehydratase 3, chloroplastic isoform X2, which produces MTTAPSLSPSLSRLHSARASPFPKSPLRSGAGVAFPARPYGPSLRLRSPAMAASGVGGNGSPMAPEDSTVSSRLGEVKRVTKETNVHVKINLDGTGVANSSTGIPFLDHMLDQLASHGLFDVYVKATGDTHIDDHHSNEDIALAIGTALLQALGDRKGINRFGHFTAPLDEAAVEVILDLSGRPHLSCGLSIPTERVGTYDTQLVEHFFQSLVNTSGMTLHIRQLAGNNSHHIIEATFKAFARALRQATEYDLRRRGTIPSSKGVLSRS; this is translated from the exons ATGACCACCGCGCCGTccctctctccctcgctctcCCGACTACACTCCGCACGGGCCTCTCCGTTCCCCAAATCCCCGCTGAGGTCCGGGGCCGGGGTCGCCTTCCCCGCTCGGCCGTACGGACCATCGCTTCGCCTGAGGTCGCCTGCCATGGCCGCCAGCGGCGTCGGCGGGAACGGCTCTCCGATGGCGCCCGAGGACTCCACAG TGTCATCTAGGTTGGGAGAGGTCAAGCGGGTAACCAAGGAGACAAATGTGCATGTCAAGATCAACCTGGACGGCACTGGTGTTGCCAACTCCAGCACAGGGATACCCTTCTTGGATCACATGCTTGAT CAACTGGCATCTCATGGACTGTTTGATGTATACGTGAAGGCGACGGGTGACACACACATTGATGATCATCACTCGAATGAGGATATTGCTTTAGCAATTGGAACG gCATTACTTCAAGCACTTGGTGACCGAAAAGGAATCAACCGGTTTGGACATTTTACAGCACCACTTGATGAGGCAGCAGTTGAGGTTATACTG GATCTATCTGGTCGACCTCATTTGAGCTGTGGCTTGAGTATTCCTACTGAGAGAGTTGGGACATATGATACACAG CTAGTTGAGCACTTTTTCCAGTCCCTTGTGAATACATCTGGGATGACGCTTCACATCCGTCAG CTTGCGGGGAACAACTCGCACCATATTATTGAGGCAACTTTCAAAGCATTTGCCAGGGCGCTTCGACAAGCAACGGAATATGACTTACGCCGACGTGGCACTATACCCAG CTCGAAAGGTGTTCTGTCAAGGTCGTAG